GTATTGGAAGATCGTGTATTCATATATTGATCTTATTGACAATGATGTGTGGGTAGTTTCAACTCTCAAGTGATTTCATTTTATGCACGTTACCACTGATTAGCTCTTGTTGATTGGTAACGCTGCTATTGATGCATGATATATCTGTAGAACAAGCTTTTTGTTCATGCCATGCAAGAAGTAACTTCTTTCCCTTACTTCTTATTGCAGTTGAATTGATGAAGCCAGATACTACGGTGATTCTCCGAAACGCAAAGATAGACATGTTTAAGGGATCAATGAGGCTGGCTGTCGACAAATGGGGCCGCATTGAGGTAACTGAACCAGCAAAGTTTGTAGTTAAAGAGGATAACAACCTATCTCTGGTCGAATATGAATTGGTGAACGTGGTTGAGGAATGATTCTGCTGAAGAGTGCAAACATGGCTTTATGATTTGTTTATTGCACAATGGATACTGGGAAGGTGAAACATAACTGGTGATGGATTGGACTGGTATACGTTCTTACTTGTATCTAGGCGGTATTTCCCTTTAACATGTGACATTTCTTAGGGCTAAGCTTAAGTCACTTGGATAGTATTGTCTCAACACTAAGATTTGCTATTATCTTTGTCAGCAGCTGTATCCAATGGAGAAAAGTatgatattttgtttatatgaatATGTTATTCCCCATATTCGTTTCCATCAGCCTGcaatgtgtttttatttttattatttgggtGTACTTGCAAGCCAGTGACTATTCCGTTGTTGACATTCAATTCTCGGTTACCTAAATGTTCAGCTGCTGAGTCTCGGCCTCTGGGGTACTCCAGAATCTCAGTATTGAGAGTTgtggctattttttttttgtaatggaAGTAAAAGTGGTGATATACTTTAACATggtaatttttggtgtttttcaaAACTGTGGAAGTACACAAATCGTTGGCACCGATTTctgtacttaaaattttttaatttttttttaacacaaatccCTGGCACCGATTTGTGTACCTACACAAATCCCTGGCACCGATTTGTGTACCTTTCACAAATCCCTGGCACCGATTTGTGTACCTCTCACAAATCCCTGGCACCGATTTCTGCTTCTCTAGTTAAACGATCCCACATTTAAGTATAACACCCCAATAATCCACATTTAAGAAAAACACCACTACCactccaatattaaaaataaaaaattcgagAGTTGTTTGcataaagtaatatttttgttGGCAAACTAGCAtaagtagattttttttaattacgtTAAAACCGAATATAGAGATACTAATATCCAATATATATAAGAACGAAATTGAAATGAGCACATTTTTAACTAAGATCATATTTTTAACTCAATGCCAATGGCAAAAAATGCTATCACTCATCTGCATCACAATTTTGTTATAATACCTGTCACCCATGCTTAAACTCGTCATATCAGATCTACACAATATGTACCATCTGATTATCAATTTATCACTAACTCAACCAAAACATGGTACAATCATTTCCCTTTTATTAGAAGATTAATTGATTATGCTGGTTCCGGTAGTTACCATAATAGACTCGTTAATAATAGTTATGAAATCATCTGTAAGAATAGGGTGACATAAAATATtgtaaataaactaaaataagtttaataataaaattacagTCGTTTCTAGCACGGTACCCTGCTGTGGACGCTAGCACATTTACACaaaaaagtgttggaattatcACACGGGGCCAAGCAGAAAACAACTGAAATCCATGGAATGTAGCGTGCACCTCATTCACAAACAACAATCATCCATCTACAATGCATCAAGAGGATAAGCATGAAGAAATCTATACTCTTAACACCCTATATAGTATATACTGATCATATTACTTAGGTATATAACTCGTCAAATAATAAAGCTATTTAAGGAAAACAAAGCAAGTGGAAATAACGAAACATTACACGGCAAGTCCCAAGCATAAAGCCAAAGAGCAAATGATCACGACCCTAAACAAGGAAACAACCAGGGTCAAGAAGGAATATAGCACCAGCAGAAACAATGTAGAAAAACATCAAGTTGCAGCAAACAAAAACAAACCTTCAAACACATTTTTCACTTTACGATATATGATGAAGTCAAAAAGTTTTATGTCTTACTATGTACTTCATCAAGGGACACCAGGATTGCAGCTGCGCAATGAAAATCTACCTCTATCTTGTTAAAAAACTAGCGCCCAAGTACAAGAGACACATAGAAACAACACGCAGAGAACATTCATGATTCATTGAGGTTAGTCTCAAGATTACATTGCAACTAACAGATGCTGCATCATTTTGGTATCTGAAAATGATGGTAAGCTTGACAATGCTACGAACATTGATGCTTTTACTTAAAACTGGACAGATCATGGAATCTAAAATCCAGAAGGACTAATTGAATTATGAATCTTGTTAAAAATTCATTCATTGGCTGCAGTTAGGCACGAAAAATTACTGGTAACATATTCCAAAAAGACATCAGTGCAACTCTAACAAGATGTGTATTCCTGATGGCTGTAATATATTGTGTTTGCCTTTAAAAATGGGTCATCACAAGTGCTATGTGCATGACAAGCAATAGTATCCAGAATTATAtaaacttttcttttttcccaAAGATTTATGGTCATCTAAATTACTAACagtaaatgaaaagaaagaagaaaaagaatttttacTTAACCACCTTATTTAGAGCTCATCTATATAGACTTTTCTCGAACCCTCTGTCATTCATCATAGATCATCATTGCAATCTGAATGAATACAATCAATCAGTATGGTCTCCATAATGTTATCTCTAAAAATTCATTCAGTGTGGTCCAGTTCAAATCAAATGTCGTGAATCCATAAATATGATTACTCAGTATCTCTCTTGCTAAAACAATTACTCAATATATCCAGAGGTCATATATgcacaaaataatcaaaagctTGACATGCCAGcagctagaaaaatcttaaaaCTATCCTACTTTCCAAAATAAACAACCTATATCACTGCAAGTTGATTTCAAAACATTATTAATGAACTAGACTAGGGTGACAATTTTCATCTGAAATCCATAGTAACTCTGCCAAGGGCAAAGGTTCTCTCTATAGTTCACCAAAAAAGGTTCTCTCTATAAGATGTTGCAAGACCAATTTATATGACCAGGGCAGCGGATCCATTTTGTGAGAATGTGATCATCATTTTAATTTGCATTCAATTTAGAAATCCTGCTCTCTAatctaatataaaaaagagaCATTTCTCAATACTTGAAAAccaaaaatttgaaacaaatcCAAGTGACAGAATCAGTGATGCATGCTCGATCTTCATCTAGTCTTCTGTTGCCCTACAGAGGGGAAAGAATATGCATGGTTTCATTGTGAGAGCATGGAAGTGCCCAGTTGAAAAATATGCCTAAATACTAGAAGGAAAAAATGTAGAAGTTTTCAATATGCACCAAAAAAGTAAAGTCACAGAACCCTTTCCTTTTGATCCAAAATGGTTAAGAGGAACACAATCAAGTCAgtagtaaatgacataaaatcaaacacttggtgatcATCACAATAAGGTCCTAGTACATAAGACCAACATAAAGCCACAATAGATCATCACACCAAAGCTTGCAACACAAAAGTTGAGTTTCATCAAAAGATTTGCAGTCATGAACAACAAGAATTGGCATGGTTTCAAATAATGCAGGCAAAGCAGTGAATGAAGGAATACCTTCATGAGTCCAACCATAAGAGCGGGGGCAAGCGGAGAGCATCGAAGTCAGCAATGCGGAAGCCGTGGCCATGTGATACGGCTGCATCGATTCAACGCAGCAACTCATTGCCGGCGGCGGCGACCTTTGCCGCAAATTTCGGGGGGAAAAATACAAATGTTAGTGTTGTCTAACTTGTCTTACATTTAGTAGACTTGAGAGTTAGTTAGGGAGTGTTACCTGAAAATGCGGTTAGAGAGTGAACTTTGCTTCGGCACCCGAAACGGAGATCGGGTGGGTCTTGACTTGCCACCGGCGGCAAAGTTCACCGTTCGTGATGCGGCAGAGCGCAGGAAACAGCGGGCGGCGACGGTTGACATCTTTACTTACGGAGATGGCGAGGTTCAGCTTCTTTTTTGCTTCCTTGTTCctactcttcttttttattttatttctctttggGCTTTACGTTTTGGGCTTTTTTTTATATGGAGATAAAAGTAATGATATACCTtaacattataatttttagtattttttaaaagtgcGGAAGATACATAAATCCAAAGGTCCAATTTCTatacttcaaaatttttaattttttttatcagaaaTCCCTCGATCCTATTTTTGTACTTTCACAAATCCCTCGGTCCGATTTCACAAATTTCTCAGTCCAATTTTTGTACTTCTCACAAATCGAATTTGTACTTCTCACAAATCAGATGGTCCGATTTTTGTTTATCTAATTAAACGGTTTCACATTTAAGAATAACACTCTATTAATCCACATTTTAAGAAAACACCGTTGCTACTCCAATATCAAAAGCAAAATCTGTTGACAAGTATATAGTTTGGGTTGCTTAAGTGTCAAGTTTtggattatataaaaaaatttaaaattttgtttctccaataaaatatactttaaaataaccataaatatataaataatccaAAGCAGCTTATTTTTCATGcatataaaaagaagaaataaaatcgATGTACTCAACCccaattcttttattattatgtataatcCCCATAATCTGAAATATAATAAGTTACAATAGAGTTGTGAAAGATCAAATGGACCATTCAAGAAAAATGGGATGAAAATCACTAGTTAAATTCTTTAGTGTGACGGCATCATATTCATATGGTAGGTACTAGGTAGTAGCTAGTTCCTTGAAGTTCTCTTAGTTTTGGTGCTGATTCTGAGCAGGACATCAAGTAATGTGGGTATGCAAATGCCTTCAGACACATCCACTTCTTGTACCTTTGAGTTAGATGAATCAGAACAAGAAGCATCTCCTAATGTTTTCTTCTCACTAGTGTCTTCAAACCTCAGCGTGTTTGGCAAGTACAATCGTCCTCTCTCCCCTCCTCTTATTCCTATAAGACGCCCAAGGGATACACTCTTGTCTTGGAAGAAAGATGCTGTTGACTGCTGGTTTCCaatgcaagaaaaaacagtTATAAACACCAATTCTTCTCGATACATTCTTATATTGGTGTCTTTGGAGACTAATTAACTTGGTGTATATATTTCAATacaaaaaggggacaaaagTAGATTTGGTTCATTTTACCTCAGTATCAAGGTTGGAGGATGAGAATGAGGAGAAGCTGGTGGATGGCATCTGCGTCGATGAGAAAGGCTCGACCGGTGCAGCTGCGGGTGCCTCTGTAACTCTAAGCTTTATATTCAAAAACCCAAGACCCAGTGGCCATCCATTGGGCATCTCATCATTCTGAAAGTATGTGGCAATGAAAACAATATCAACATTATTACAACTTACttcaactttaaaataagtCTTAATCAAAGGTTAGCAAGCAAAACATACATGTATTCTATTGCATTTAGAAAAGGGTAAAAGCATACATCAGCAGATTAGTCACAAGAATTCCCAAAAGAATTTGGCATCTCCAACACAATatagtcaacttctattcatgGAATTTTCTCCCCAAACATGTACATTGATTTTGAATTCCCAATTCTACTACTGTCCACCTTATGGTACTAGCTAGTTCCTTGCTATGTGCAGAAAAAGAACCTTCAACAGAGATGAGGTTAGCAGGATACTGTGGCATCGGATTCTAAAATCCAGATAACTTTTTCtggccacttttttttttcaattgtcaCTTATTAATCCATGTTACTAAACTCATCTTAAGGACCCTCACACCAACCTTACCATGATACATCTGCTAGATTTCAAGTCTACAGGGCTGGTTGTTTGatacaacaaattaaaatatgctCCATTTCTTGTTAGATATGATATCCTATTTCTACCAGCATTAATTATTTAAGGGAATAAGACCGATAGAAACTAATGGAGATTACACTGTCGGATTCACATTCAATTTTGGAGGCAAATAAAGTTGTAGAAAAAACATATCTATATGTGCTTACGATTCGGTGGTTCTTATGAGCTCATATATCTAGATATTTATTTTCCAGATCTATTTTTCACTCTTATGATTGCTATTGCATCTCAAaactttatttgtattttatattgttccttcctgtttcgaatttggcCCACATCATGTGCCACTGTTAGACTTCCATAGTTCCATCACTTATTAGATATCATTGTTTAAGAGGAGAATGGTTTTACAGATAATAGTTCCAGTGAGAGAGacattttagtgaaaatgtttCTACAACATCTAAATTTGACATGCTGTGCTAGAAATGTATCAATTGGATCTGCAGTTTTAGTGCAACTTCTTAGTTCTTATTAGCTTAGACGTGATTATGAGAAATTATGAAGAAATAGAAATGCACGACACCTCTGATACAACTTCAATTGGATCCACTTCTCATATGTTACACTATGAGGAGTAATCTACATCAGCAACCACATTGTTACAATAAAGTTCAGACAAAAAATATTGAAGGGTTTTAATGAAATGTTAATTTCAGAGGCCACTGATTGAACAACCACTCGTCACTATGGTCCTAACTGAGACACAAATGGGTCTATCCTTTAATGTCAGTCCATCTGGAAAgtacaaattaaatttcacAGTATACTCATTTATTCATGCCACTCCATCtggaaaattcaaaatttcactTGCAGATAGAAAGATAACAATAAACTCTCTTAATAAGAGCATAGGTAGGTATTCATTAAAGAGACTACTTAACAAGAGGTACACATATAACACAGAACTTCAA
The genomic region above belongs to Arachis duranensis cultivar V14167 chromosome 3, aradu.V14167.gnm2.J7QH, whole genome shotgun sequence and contains:
- the LOC107480769 gene encoding protein NUCLEAR FUSION DEFECTIVE 6, mitochondrial isoform X2 codes for the protein MSTVAARCFLRSAASRTVNFAAGGKSRPTRSPFRVPKQSSLSNRIFRSPPPAMSCCVESMQPYHMATASALLTSMLSACPRSYGWTHEDG
- the LOC107480769 gene encoding protein NUCLEAR FUSION DEFECTIVE 6, mitochondrial isoform X3, whose translation is MSTVAARCFLRSAASRTVNFAAGGKSRPTRSPFRVPKQSSLSNRIFRSPPPAMSCCVESMQPYHMATASALLTSMLSACPRSYGWTHEGS
- the LOC107480769 gene encoding protein NUCLEAR FUSION DEFECTIVE 6, mitochondrial isoform X1; translation: MSTVAARCFLRSAASRTVNFAAGGKSRPTRSPFRVPKQSSLSNRIFRSPPPAMSCCVESMQPYHMATASALLTSMLSACPRSYGWTHEGQQKTR
- the LOC107480718 gene encoding uncharacterized protein LOC107480718 isoform X1, whose protein sequence is MLSVSESENDEMPNGWPLGLGFLNIKLRVTEAPAAAPVEPFSSTQMPSTSFSSFSSSNLDTEQSTASFFQDKSVSLGRLIGIRGGERGRLYLPNTLRFEDTSEKKTLGDASCSDSSNSKVQEVDVSEGICIPTLLDVLLRISTKTKRTSRN
- the LOC107480718 gene encoding uncharacterized protein LOC107480718 isoform X2, whose product is MLSVSESENDEMPNGWPLGLGFLNIKLRVTEAPAAAPVEPFSSTQMPSTSFSSFSSSNLDTESTASFFQDKSVSLGRLIGIRGGERGRLYLPNTLRFEDTSEKKTLGDASCSDSSNSKVQEVDVSEGICIPTLLDVLLRISTKTKRTSRN